A genomic window from Pyruvatibacter sp. includes:
- a CDS encoding PaaI family thioesterase, with product MAIKPPPELAGWEHWPGDEPFENMAGPFFYKRTADGVVSAFKVEPKHLNGGNAIHGGMLMTFADYALFTIALNELDEAGGVTISLNGEFVAAGPPSGLVYASGDVVRSTGSMVFVRGLVKADDTTLLSFSGIVKKFKKRA from the coding sequence ATGGCCATCAAGCCACCACCTGAACTTGCGGGTTGGGAGCACTGGCCCGGCGACGAGCCTTTTGAAAATATGGCCGGGCCGTTTTTCTACAAGCGCACGGCTGACGGGGTGGTGTCTGCCTTCAAGGTGGAACCAAAACACCTCAACGGCGGCAACGCCATTCATGGTGGCATGTTGATGACGTTTGCCGACTACGCGCTGTTCACCATTGCGCTCAATGAGCTTGATGAGGCGGGCGGTGTGACTATCTCTCTCAATGGTGAGTTCGTGGCAGCCGGTCCACCGTCGGGCCTTGTGTATGCCAGCGGCGATGTTGTGCGCTCAACCGGCAGCATGGTGTTTGTGCGCGGGCTGGTTAAAGCCGATGATACAACGCTGCTGAGTTTCAGCGGCATTGTGAAGAAGTTTAAAAAGCGCGCCTGA
- a CDS encoding LLM class flavin-dependent oxidoreductase, with protein sequence MTLPRLSVLDQSPIRAGGTAAQALGETIDLAKRCEQLGYQRYWVAEHHNTKSFAGSAPEVLIARLAAETSHMRIGSGGVMMPHYSPLKVAETFRLLEALYPGRIDLGLGRAAGAEPRTTAALMPGPKAYPPEVFPQQVELLTQFLEDATGLEGDKGGFPANHPYKGIHASPTGPGVPEMWMLGSGGDGAMHAALFGLSYCYAHFINPDSAVQALSTYRQHFRPSRTLKAPHAAMGVSVMVAETDEAARRISASRNLWVLGLMQGRHAPFPSTEDALSYPYTDEERAVIAGIEARGLTGTPDKVRDQLLTMAAEHDVAEFAIVTITYDHADRVRSYELLADAFALQKAA encoded by the coding sequence ATGACCCTGCCCCGCCTGTCGGTTCTTGACCAGTCGCCCATTCGCGCCGGTGGTACTGCCGCGCAGGCACTTGGCGAAACAATTGATCTGGCCAAACGGTGCGAGCAGCTTGGCTATCAGCGCTACTGGGTGGCGGAACATCACAACACCAAATCGTTTGCAGGGTCGGCACCTGAAGTGCTGATCGCGCGGCTGGCGGCTGAAACCTCGCATATGCGCATTGGTTCAGGTGGCGTGATGATGCCGCATTATTCGCCGCTCAAAGTGGCTGAGACATTTCGTCTGCTCGAAGCGTTGTACCCCGGACGGATTGATCTGGGGCTTGGGCGTGCGGCGGGTGCTGAACCGCGCACGACGGCCGCCCTGATGCCCGGCCCCAAGGCTTATCCGCCGGAGGTGTTTCCACAGCAGGTGGAATTGCTGACGCAGTTTCTGGAGGATGCCACCGGGCTTGAGGGTGACAAGGGCGGTTTTCCGGCCAACCACCCTTACAAGGGTATTCACGCCAGCCCCACCGGCCCCGGCGTGCCTGAAATGTGGATGCTGGGTTCCGGCGGCGACGGGGCCATGCACGCGGCGCTGTTTGGCCTCAGCTACTGCTATGCCCACTTCATCAACCCGGACTCGGCGGTGCAGGCGCTGTCCACTTATCGTCAGCATTTCAGACCGTCCCGCACGCTCAAGGCACCCCACGCCGCCATGGGCGTATCGGTGATGGTTGCTGAAACGGATGAAGCCGCGCGGCGTATCTCCGCCAGCCGCAACCTGTGGGTCCTGGGGCTGATGCAGGGGCGCCACGCGCCCTTCCCATCCACTGAAGACGCACTGTCTTATCCGTACACGGACGAAGAAAGAGCGGTGATCGCAGGCATTGAGGCGCGCGGCCTAACCGGCACACCTGACAAAGTGCGAGACCAGTTGTTGACGATGGCCGCCGAGCATGACGTGGCAGAGTTCGCCATTGTGACCATCACTTATGACCACGCCGACCGTGTGAGGTCATATGAACTGCTGGCGGATGCGTTCGCGCTGCAAAAGGCAGCCTAG
- a CDS encoding nucleoside transporter C-terminal domain-containing protein has protein sequence MILLALQSLFGLAVFVALAWALSENRRLFASKMVAAGLAAQIIIAIAFLQVPFMRSAMLALNGVVDALMQATRAGTSFVFGYLGGGPTPFQTTNPAAGFSLAFQSLPIVLVISALAALLWHWRVLPLLVGALSAALKRTLNIGGALGLASGANVFMGMVEAPILIRPYLARLTRSELFALMSVGLATVAGTVLVLYASLIGGQIDGALGHIITASIISLPAALIIARIMVPETQSSTAVSDDVPALEYRSSVDALVQGTANGLQLLLSIVAMLIVAVALVALVDILLGAVPDVAGTPLTLQRVFGWLFAPIVWCMGVPWSEAGTAGTLMGTKTVLNEFLAYLALAGLEPGTLSERSTLIMVYALCGFANPGSVGIMIGGLTALVPERRDEIISLAGKALVAGTLATCMTGAVVGIVGQNVG, from the coding sequence ATGATTTTACTGGCCCTGCAAAGCCTTTTCGGCCTCGCGGTCTTCGTTGCCCTTGCGTGGGCGTTGAGCGAAAACCGCCGTCTGTTTGCCTCGAAAATGGTGGCGGCAGGCCTCGCGGCGCAAATCATCATCGCCATTGCGTTCCTGCAGGTGCCGTTCATGCGCAGTGCCATGCTTGCTCTCAACGGCGTGGTGGATGCGCTGATGCAGGCCACGCGGGCGGGAACATCCTTCGTGTTTGGCTATCTGGGCGGCGGCCCGACCCCGTTTCAAACCACCAATCCGGCAGCAGGTTTCAGCCTTGCGTTCCAGTCGCTTCCCATTGTGCTGGTCATTTCAGCGCTTGCGGCCCTGCTGTGGCACTGGCGGGTGCTGCCACTGCTGGTGGGCGCGCTGTCTGCAGCGCTTAAACGCACGCTCAATATCGGCGGCGCGCTGGGGCTGGCTTCTGGTGCCAACGTGTTCATGGGCATGGTGGAAGCACCGATTCTCATCCGCCCTTATCTGGCGCGCCTCACCCGCTCTGAACTTTTCGCGCTGATGTCTGTGGGCCTGGCCACGGTGGCTGGCACAGTGCTGGTGCTCTATGCCAGCCTCATCGGCGGCCAGATTGACGGCGCGCTGGGGCACATAATCACCGCGTCAATTATTTCGCTGCCCGCAGCGCTCATCATCGCGCGCATCATGGTGCCCGAAACCCAATCCAGCACGGCCGTCAGCGACGATGTGCCCGCCCTTGAATATCGCAGCAGCGTGGACGCGCTGGTGCAGGGCACCGCCAACGGCCTGCAACTGCTGCTGTCGATCGTCGCCATGCTGATTGTCGCGGTCGCGCTGGTGGCGCTGGTGGATATTCTGCTCGGCGCTGTGCCTGATGTCGCGGGCACGCCCCTCACGCTGCAGCGCGTGTTTGGCTGGCTGTTTGCGCCCATCGTGTGGTGCATGGGCGTGCCGTGGTCAGAAGCAGGCACTGCTGGCACGTTGATGGGCACCAAGACTGTGCTGAACGAGTTTCTGGCTTATCTCGCACTTGCCGGGCTTGAACCGGGCACATTGTCAGAGCGCTCGACCCTCATCATGGTCTATGCCCTGTGCGGCTTCGCCAATCCCGGCTCTGTCGGCATCATGATCGGCGGGCTTACTGCATTGGTGCCTGAGCGCCGCGATGAGATCATCAGCCTCGCGGGCAAGGCGCTGGTGGCAGGCACGCTGGCCACCTGCATGACCGGCGCAGTTGTGGGTATTGTCGGCCAAAATGTTGGCTAG